AGTCCGGCGGACTCGGGTGCGTAGCCGGCGTCCCGGAAGAGCTGCGCCAGCCAGCCCATGATCGCGTACCCGCTGAGCGACTGCGCCCCGAAGTAGACCGCCATGGCCCAGCCGAGCCGGGTGTGTCCGGGGCGCACCCGCGCCGGGGTGGCGGCGACCACCGCCGGGGTCGCCGTCCGCCGGGCCGCGCGGGCCCGCAGCGCCAGCGGCACCCAGGGCAGTACGGCCACCGCGGCCAGCCCCGCCCAGACGCCGAGCCCGGCCCGCCAGGAGCCGAAGGCGTGCGCCACCGGCACCGCCGAGGCGGCGGCCACCGTGGTGCCCACGGTCAGGGTCATCGTGTACGCCCCGGTGACCAGCCCGGTGCGGTGCGGGAAGTGCTGCTTGACCAGCATCGGCAGCAGGATGTTCGCCACCGCGATGCCGGCCAGGGCGAGCGCGCTGGTGAGCACGAAGACCGCCGCCGAGTCGGTGACCACCCGGAGCACCTGCCCGACGGTGAGCGCCAGCATGGCCAGCACCAGCACCCGGGCCGCCGGCCAGCGGCGGACCAGCCACGGGGTGAGCGCGCCGAGCCCGGCGAAGGCGATGGTGGGCAGCGTGGTGACGAGGCCGGCCATCGTGCCGGAGAGGCCCAGCCCGCCGCGTACCTCGTCGAGCAGGGCGCCGAGGCTGGTCACCGCGGCGCGCAGGTTGAGCGCGACCAGCAGCATGCCGACCAGCACCAGCGCGCCGCCCCGGGCCGGGGTGATCGGGCGCGGGGGCGCGACCGCGTCCGGGGCCGGTCCGGGCGTCACGTCGGTGGTCGGCGCGTCGGTGACGATGGTCCGCTCGGCGGCGGTGGCCTCGGTGCAGGCGGCTGGCGGGGTCATGACCTCGAACCTACAATCATGGGATGAATTTCGGCAGGAGTTGTAACCGGTGACACCCCCCGTCGATTCCCTCGCGGTGCCCCCGCGCGGTCACCGGGTACGCCAGACGATCGAGCAGCTCCGGGCCCGGATCCTCGGCGGCGAGTGGCCGGTGGGCACCCGGATCCCCACCGAGCCCCAGCTGGTCGCC
This sequence is a window from Micromonospora sp. NBRC 110009. Protein-coding genes within it:
- a CDS encoding MFS transporter, producing the protein MTPPAACTEATAAERTIVTDAPTTDVTPGPAPDAVAPPRPITPARGGALVLVGMLLVALNLRAAVTSLGALLDEVRGGLGLSGTMAGLVTTLPTIAFAGLGALTPWLVRRWPAARVLVLAMLALTVGQVLRVVTDSAAVFVLTSALALAGIAVANILLPMLVKQHFPHRTGLVTGAYTMTLTVGTTVAAASAVPVAHAFGSWRAGLGVWAGLAAVAVLPWVPLALRARAARRTATPAVVAATPARVRPGHTRLGWAMAVYFGAQSLSGYAIMGWLAQLFRDAGYAPESAGLLLAGVTALGVPVALVMPTLAGRLRTLRPLVLALTVFSTASYVGLALAPHGAAPLWVLLLALGQGAFPLILTTIGLRARTAEGTVALSAFAQSTGYLIAALGPLLVGILYEVTGGWTAPIGFLLVALAVQTTAGMVIARPRHIEDER